In the genome of Haemophilus pittmaniae, one region contains:
- the thiQ gene encoding thiamine ABC transporter ATP-binding protein translates to MIELHQVKFAYKEMQMCFDLQLARGEKAAVIGESGAGKSTLLNLIAGFEYADSGRILLNGEDHSRSAVHQRPVSMLFQENNLFTHLTVEQNIALGLKPNLSLNTTEQQLVVDAAAAVGLGDFLKRQPTALSGGQKQRVALARCLLRDKPILLLDEPFSALDPQLRQEMQQLIFQLCDEKQLTLLLVTHQPQEISQSVDLVLRLHNGRILDN, encoded by the coding sequence ATGATTGAGTTACACCAAGTAAAATTTGCCTATAAAGAAATGCAAATGTGCTTTGACTTGCAATTAGCCCGTGGTGAAAAAGCAGCAGTGATCGGAGAAAGCGGGGCAGGCAAGAGCACCTTGCTTAATTTAATTGCCGGTTTTGAATATGCTGACTCCGGGCGAATTCTACTGAATGGCGAAGATCATAGTCGTAGCGCAGTACATCAACGGCCGGTTTCCATGTTATTTCAGGAGAATAATTTATTTACCCATTTAACCGTAGAGCAAAATATAGCCCTGGGCTTAAAACCCAATTTATCGTTGAATACGACTGAGCAGCAACTTGTAGTTGATGCCGCAGCGGCCGTAGGGTTAGGGGATTTTTTAAAGCGTCAGCCGACAGCATTATCTGGCGGGCAAAAACAACGGGTTGCGTTGGCTCGTTGTTTATTACGCGATAAACCGATCCTATTACTGGATGAACCTTTTTCCGCACTAGATCCACAATTGCGCCAAGAAATGCAGCAATTAATTTTTCAACTTTGCGATGAAAAGCAATTAACCCTGCTGTTGGTGACTCACCAACCGCAGGAAATTAGTCAATCCGTCGATCTTGTACTTCGTTTACATAACGGACGGATCTTAGATAATTAA
- the thiP gene encoding thiamine/thiamine pyrophosphate ABC transporter permease ThiP, which produces MLSLFANPRFRLPEVLLGSVVIIAIFSLYAGALGTLFTVGQEASLHSLWEDAYLHRVIRFSLTQAALSALLSVLLGGLLARILFFLSFPGKAFILRLFSLTFVLPALIAIFGLLGIYGQQGWLTELCQWFGLDWQPRLYGLTGILLAHLFFNIPLAAKVGLQALEAIPSEQRCLAAQLNIRGCNFFRLIEWPYLKTQLLPTFALIFLLCFSSFTIVLALGGGPQYSTLEVAVYQAIFFEFDLPKAALFALVQFVLGAILFSILQFFSPPPESHLSTRYIWKPKAKPAQICLHWMLFLPFLLFIFTPLLHIVWQGIRASNWWNALLNKDLWQALGFSLSLAPTAAILALTLGIAILFTVRRLMWLNQMTAANTLLTAGMVVLAIPTLILAVGLFIWLQDRELTNWQLFGLVALCNALAALPFVLRILHPPMWRNLQSYEHLCQSLGLRGYSRWRLVEYPLLKPALKYAFALVATLSLGDFTAIALFGSPDFTSLPALLYRQIGQYRTEDGAITALILLLLCVLLFIFIERNKGGQYD; this is translated from the coding sequence ATGTTGTCATTATTTGCTAACCCACGCTTTCGCTTACCGGAGGTATTGCTCGGAAGCGTGGTGATCATCGCCATTTTTAGCTTGTATGCGGGGGCTTTAGGGACGCTTTTTACCGTTGGACAGGAAGCCTCTTTGCATAGCTTATGGGAGGATGCATATCTTCATCGGGTAATCCGATTTAGCCTTACGCAAGCAGCCTTATCAGCCTTGTTATCGGTGCTATTGGGTGGGCTGCTGGCGCGCATATTATTTTTCCTATCATTTCCCGGAAAGGCTTTTATATTACGGTTATTTTCCCTCACTTTTGTGTTACCGGCATTGATTGCCATTTTTGGACTGTTAGGCATTTATGGTCAACAAGGGTGGTTGACAGAATTATGCCAATGGTTTGGTTTGGATTGGCAACCTCGTTTGTATGGCCTGACAGGAATCCTCTTGGCACATCTTTTTTTCAATATTCCCTTAGCCGCGAAGGTCGGCTTGCAAGCACTTGAAGCAATTCCTTCAGAGCAACGTTGTCTGGCGGCCCAACTGAATATTCGTGGCTGTAATTTTTTTCGTTTAATTGAATGGCCTTATCTGAAAACTCAATTATTACCTACTTTTGCGCTGATTTTTTTGCTCTGCTTCAGTAGTTTTACGATTGTGTTGGCACTTGGCGGCGGCCCCCAATACAGTACGTTGGAAGTGGCTGTGTATCAGGCGATCTTCTTTGAGTTTGATTTACCAAAAGCGGCACTTTTTGCATTGGTACAATTTGTCCTTGGGGCGATTTTGTTTAGTATCTTGCAGTTTTTCAGTCCACCGCCGGAAAGCCATCTTTCCACACGTTATATTTGGAAGCCTAAAGCCAAACCGGCTCAGATATGCTTGCATTGGATGTTATTTTTGCCATTTTTACTGTTTATTTTTACGCCCTTGCTACATATTGTGTGGCAGGGGATACGCGCCTCAAATTGGTGGAACGCCTTACTTAATAAGGACCTATGGCAGGCATTAGGCTTTTCCTTAAGTTTGGCGCCAACGGCAGCAATTCTTGCGCTAACCCTAGGAATAGCTATTTTGTTTACGGTGCGGCGATTGATGTGGCTGAATCAGATGACGGCTGCAAACACCTTATTAACTGCCGGCATGGTAGTGTTAGCGATTCCAACGCTCATTTTGGCGGTGGGATTATTTATTTGGTTGCAAGACAGGGAACTTACCAATTGGCAGCTTTTTGGTTTGGTTGCGCTATGTAATGCGTTGGCTGCATTGCCCTTTGTATTGCGGATTTTGCATCCACCGATGTGGCGTAATCTGCAATCCTATGAACATTTGTGTCAATCCTTGGGCTTACGTGGCTATAGTCGATGGCGTTTGGTGGAATATCCGTTATTAAAACCGGCCTTAAAATATGCTTTTGCTTTAGTGGCCACCTTATCCCTAGGGGATTTTACCGCGATTGCCTTATTTGGTAGTCCGGATTTTACTTCGCTACCGGCGCTGCTGTATCGTCAGATTGGCCAATATCGCACGGAGGACGGAGCAATTACAGCATTGATTTTATTATTGTTGTGCGTGCTGTTATTTATTTTTATCGAACGCAATAAAGGAGGGCAATATGATTGA
- the thiB gene encoding thiamine ABC transporter substrate binding subunit: MKNLKKLSVLLTVSILPLQSFAAQPQPLNVYTYDSFSADWGAGPQIKSAFEKAYPQCQVNYTSFDNNGTLFNRVRLEGKKLKADIVLGLDQHQIDEAEKLAVFVPNKVDLNALALPLKWQNQTFLPYDFAEYAFIYDKNKLANPPKSFQELINNQELKILYQDPRTSSIGRGLLLWLNQVYPNPQEAAQAWQTLQKHTVTVTKGWTEAYGAFLKGEGDLVLSENTSPIYHRLAENKTHYAATDFPEGGVLQIEVVAKTQNAPAECSDAFLNFLLTPQAQADLAKKNVMLPVIKTTIEPHIDALAEQTRNAKIFDTSKIDGAELKKLINQWQKALSQ, from the coding sequence GTGAAAAATCTAAAGAAACTCAGCGTATTACTTACCGTATCCATTCTTCCTTTGCAATCTTTTGCCGCACAACCACAGCCCTTAAACGTCTATACCTATGATTCGTTTTCGGCAGATTGGGGCGCTGGTCCACAGATTAAAAGTGCCTTTGAAAAGGCTTATCCGCAATGCCAGGTTAATTACACATCCTTCGATAATAACGGTACCTTATTTAATCGGGTTCGTTTGGAAGGCAAAAAACTCAAAGCCGACATCGTATTGGGGCTCGATCAACACCAAATTGATGAGGCTGAAAAACTGGCTGTATTTGTACCGAATAAGGTCGATTTGAATGCCTTGGCATTGCCATTAAAATGGCAAAATCAAACCTTCTTACCTTATGATTTTGCGGAATATGCGTTTATTTACGATAAAAATAAACTTGCCAATCCACCAAAAAGTTTTCAGGAATTAATCAATAACCAAGAATTAAAAATTCTTTATCAGGATCCACGTACCAGCAGTATTGGGCGTGGTCTATTGTTGTGGCTAAATCAAGTGTATCCAAATCCGCAAGAGGCGGCACAGGCGTGGCAAACCTTGCAAAAACACACGGTGACCGTGACTAAAGGCTGGACCGAAGCCTATGGTGCCTTTTTAAAAGGGGAGGGCGATTTGGTATTAAGTGAAAATACTTCCCCGATTTATCATCGCTTAGCTGAAAATAAAACCCATTATGCTGCAACTGATTTCCCAGAAGGTGGTGTATTGCAAATCGAAGTGGTGGCGAAAACCCAAAATGCCCCGGCAGAATGTAGCGATGCCTTTTTGAATTTCCTTTTAACACCGCAGGCACAAGCCGATTTAGCGAAAAAAAATGTGATGTTACCGGTTATTAAAACCACAATTGAACCTCACATAGACGCTCTGGCGGAACAAACCCGCAATGCTAAAATTTTTGATACCTCAAAGATTGATGGAGCTGAATTGAAAAAACTCATTAATCAATGGCAAAAAGCGTTGTCGCAGTAA
- the grxD gene encoding Grx4 family monothiol glutaredoxin, translating into METLEKIKKQIAENPILIYMKGSPKLPACGFSARAVEALINCNVPFGYVDILQHADIRAELPGYANWPTFPQLWVEGELIGGCDIVLEMFQAGELQTLLKEVAERHKNA; encoded by the coding sequence ATGGAAACTTTAGAGAAAATTAAAAAGCAGATCGCTGAAAACCCAATTTTAATCTACATGAAAGGCTCGCCTAAATTACCTGCTTGTGGATTTTCTGCGCGTGCGGTAGAAGCGTTGATTAATTGTAACGTACCATTTGGTTATGTTGATATTCTGCAACACGCGGATATTCGTGCTGAATTACCGGGCTATGCAAATTGGCCAACCTTCCCACAATTATGGGTTGAAGGTGAGTTAATCGGCGGCTGCGACATCGTGTTGGAAATGTTCCAAGCCGGCGAATTACAAACGTTGTTGAAAGAAGTTGCCGAACGCCATAAAAACGCATAA
- the bioB gene encoding biotin synthase BioB, producing MTCHNHNHTHELQLSSVTPHQSVEYWSVCKVEALFETPFLELIYRAAQIHREHFNPQAIQLSTLMSIKTGGCPEDCGYCPQSARYQTGVQNQQLLDVEEIIAKAKIAKSRGAGRFCMGAAWRGPKPKDMEKVTQIIRAVKDLGLETCGTFGLLQDGMAEELKEAGLDYYNHNLDTAPEHYKEVIGTRRFDDRLSTLGKVRNAGLKVCCGGIVGMNETRKERAGLIASLANLDPQPESVPINQLVKIEGTPLADAEELDWTEFVRTIAVARITMPKSYVRLSAGRSEMNEQMQAMCFMAGANSIFYGDKLLVTGNPEEDGDRLLMAKLDLEPETEENKKRD from the coding sequence ATGACTTGTCATAACCATAATCACACCCATGAACTACAACTTTCTTCAGTTACACCACATCAATCCGTGGAATATTGGTCGGTTTGTAAAGTAGAAGCGTTATTTGAAACGCCTTTTTTAGAATTGATTTATCGTGCTGCACAAATTCATCGTGAGCATTTCAATCCACAGGCGATCCAACTTTCCACCCTCATGTCGATTAAAACCGGTGGATGTCCGGAGGATTGTGGCTATTGCCCACAATCCGCGCGTTATCAAACCGGCGTACAAAACCAACAATTATTGGATGTAGAGGAAATTATCGCCAAGGCCAAGATCGCCAAATCACGCGGTGCAGGCCGTTTTTGTATGGGGGCCGCATGGCGTGGCCCTAAGCCGAAGGATATGGAAAAAGTCACCCAAATTATCCGCGCAGTAAAAGATTTAGGGTTGGAAACTTGCGGTACATTTGGTTTATTGCAGGATGGCATGGCCGAAGAGCTCAAGGAAGCAGGCTTAGATTACTACAATCATAATTTGGATACCGCGCCGGAGCATTATAAAGAAGTGATCGGTACTCGCCGTTTTGATGATCGTTTAAGTACCTTAGGAAAAGTACGCAACGCTGGCTTAAAAGTATGTTGCGGTGGTATTGTCGGTATGAACGAGACCCGCAAGGAGCGTGCTGGTTTGATTGCTAGCCTTGCTAATTTAGATCCCCAGCCTGAATCAGTACCCATTAATCAATTGGTGAAAATTGAAGGAACTCCATTGGCTGATGCGGAAGAATTAGACTGGACGGAGTTTGTACGAACCATTGCGGTTGCTAGGATTACTATGCCAAAAAGCTATGTGCGTTTATCGGCCGGACGTAGTGAAATGAACGAACAAATGCAGGCGATGTGCTTTATGGCCGGTGCGAATTCTATTTTCTATGGCGACAAGCTATTGGTAACGGGCAATCCGGAAGAGGATGGCGATCGCCTGTTGATGGCTAAATTGGATTTAGAACCGGAAACGGAAGAGAATAAAAAACGAGACTAA
- the ompA gene encoding porin OmpA — protein MKKTAIALVVAGLAAASVAQAAPQENTFYAGAKAGWASFHDGIKYTADHFVYTQNGVAYELGFNRNSVTYGVFGGYQILNRDNLGLAVELGYDDFGRAKFRAEGQNVLKHTNHGAHLTLKGSYDLGGVASALQGLDVYGRAGVALVRSDYKFYNLEGEKWHKEHSLKASPVFAAGLEYALPSLPELALRLEYQWVNKVGKLKDQNGDRVDYAPWIGSVTAGLSYRFGQGAAPVVAPEVVNKTFSLNSDVTFAFGKANLKPEAKGALDGIYGEIAQVKSAKVAVAGYTDRIGSEKFNLKLSQHRADTVANYLVAKGVAAQDITATGYGKANPVTGATCDAVKGRKALIACLAPDRRVEIAVNGTK, from the coding sequence ATGAAAAAAACTGCAATCGCATTAGTAGTTGCTGGCTTAGCCGCAGCTTCTGTAGCTCAAGCAGCTCCACAAGAAAACACTTTCTACGCTGGTGCTAAAGCTGGTTGGGCATCTTTCCACGATGGTATCAAATACACAGCTGATCATTTTGTATATACACAAAATGGTGTTGCGTATGAGCTTGGTTTCAACCGTAACTCTGTAACTTACGGTGTATTCGGTGGTTACCAAATCTTAAACCGTGACAACTTAGGTTTAGCGGTAGAATTAGGTTACGATGATTTCGGTCGTGCTAAATTCCGTGCTGAAGGTCAAAACGTACTTAAACACACTAACCACGGTGCTCACTTAACCTTAAAAGGTAGCTATGATTTAGGCGGTGTTGCTTCTGCATTACAAGGCTTAGACGTTTATGGTCGTGCAGGGGTTGCTTTAGTTCGTTCTGACTACAAATTCTACAACTTAGAAGGCGAAAAATGGCATAAAGAACACAGCTTGAAAGCATCTCCAGTGTTCGCTGCTGGTTTAGAGTATGCATTACCATCTCTTCCAGAGTTAGCATTACGTCTTGAATACCAATGGGTTAACAAAGTTGGTAAATTAAAAGATCAAAATGGTGATCGCGTAGATTACGCTCCATGGATCGGTTCTGTAACTGCAGGTTTATCTTACCGTTTCGGTCAAGGTGCTGCTCCAGTAGTTGCTCCTGAAGTTGTAAACAAAACTTTCAGCTTGAACTCTGATGTAACTTTCGCTTTCGGTAAAGCAAACTTAAAACCAGAAGCTAAAGGTGCTTTAGACGGTATCTACGGCGAAATCGCTCAAGTTAAAAGCGCTAAAGTAGCTGTTGCTGGTTATACTGACCGCATCGGTTCTGAAAAATTTAACTTAAAATTATCTCAACATCGTGCTGACACCGTTGCTAACTACTTAGTAGCTAAAGGTGTTGCTGCACAAGACATCACTGCTACAGGTTACGGTAAAGCTAACCCTGTAACTGGCGCAACTTGTGACGCAGTTAAAGGTCGTAAAGCTCTTATCGCTTGTTTAGCACCAGATCGTCGTGTTGAAATCGCAGTAAACGGTACTAAATAA
- a CDS encoding TPM domain-containing protein: MNNAVKKIFGFFLLCFVLSFSSQAAYFPPKPSPFHYVNDYTKTLTTAETQTLENKLIHYGQQTSSQIAVVLVPTTNEYEIAEYTFALGDKWGIGRKELNNGVLMLIAKNDRKVFIATGQGLEAVLPDAFLSSVIRNAILPQFKQEQYAQGISDGLDAIIAASQGEYGAYQAEEESTFDQYIPLLMILVFFTFVAFGEYQYHKNEVYVSPSQRDQLEQIIRQVGRSRRNNNGDGFGGGFGGGFGGGSSGGGFGGGGFGGGGAGGSW, translated from the coding sequence ATGAATAATGCTGTTAAGAAGATTTTTGGCTTTTTTCTGCTTTGTTTTGTGCTGAGTTTTTCCAGTCAGGCAGCGTATTTTCCACCAAAACCTAGCCCGTTTCATTATGTGAATGATTACACGAAAACACTCACTACAGCAGAAACGCAAACATTGGAAAATAAACTAATTCACTATGGCCAACAAACCAGTTCACAAATAGCTGTCGTATTAGTACCGACAACCAATGAATATGAAATTGCTGAATATACCTTTGCATTAGGCGATAAATGGGGGATCGGCCGTAAGGAACTCAATAATGGCGTATTGATGCTTATTGCGAAAAATGATCGCAAGGTATTTATCGCTACCGGGCAAGGTTTGGAGGCCGTATTGCCCGATGCTTTTTTATCTTCGGTCATTCGCAATGCGATTTTGCCGCAATTTAAGCAGGAACAATACGCACAAGGTATTAGCGATGGTTTAGATGCCATCATTGCGGCTAGCCAAGGTGAATATGGTGCTTACCAAGCGGAAGAAGAAAGCACATTCGATCAATATATTCCATTGCTGATGATCCTGGTATTTTTTACTTTTGTCGCATTTGGTGAATATCAATATCATAAAAATGAAGTTTATGTTAGCCCATCGCAACGTGATCAATTGGAACAAATTATTCGTCAAGTTGGCCGCTCTCGACGCAATAATAATGGTGATGGTTTTGGTGGAGGCTTCGGAGGCGGTTTTGGCGGAGGCTCATCCGGTGGAGGCTTCGGCGGAGGTGGTTTTGGTGGCGGTGGAGCCGGCGGTAGTTGGTAA
- the ydiJ gene encoding D-2-hydroxyglutarate dehydrogenase YdiJ, whose amino-acid sequence MLPRLAAVPQLEPVVIDYLDALKKQHFEGDIATDYASRLSLATDNSVYQQLPQAILFPKTVADVVRLTKLANRETYQSLTFTPRGGGTGTNGQSLNHNIIVDLSRHMTEILELNVQERWVRVQAGVVKDQLNQFLKPHGLFFAPELSTSNRATLGGMINTDASGQGSLQYGKTSNHVLALRSVLINGEVLDTDSISSQQLEQVNDVPQEQSTSKNLPQLIFNRCKKKRQAILDDMPQLNRFLTGYDLKNVFNDDLSEFNLTRIITGSEGSLAFVCEAKLNLLPIPQYRTLINIKYNSFDAALRSAPFMVEANALSVETVDSKVLNLAKQDIIWHSVKELLHEDEQAPILGLNIVEFAGNNKSKISHQLQKLCQALDEKIAAGSDGIIGYQICDDLPSIERIYAMRKKAVGLLGNAKGTAKPIPFVEDTCVPPQHLADYIAEFRALLDAHNLQYGMFGHVDAGVLHVRPALDLCDKEQVALFKTISDQVAELTAKYGGLLWGEHGKGVRSHYGETFFTPELWRELRYIKFLFDPHNRLNPGKICTPLECEDELYSILSPMRADQDRQIPIAIRDEFKGAMNCNGNGLCFNFDQHSTMCPSMKVSRNRVFSPKGRAAMVREWLRLMANENVQPEQLDFRQSKIKLSEFVGKLRNSLGKQRGDYDFSHEVKAAMDSCLACKACASQCPIKIDVPSFRAKFFYFYHQRYLRPLKDYVVANLEIAAPWLAKQPGLFNRITSLKFTQNLVEKTIGMTDLPLLSQPNLQSQLNEQGYQAPNLDALAQKSAAEKAKMLLIVQDPYTSYYDAKVVADFIALCRKLGFTPILLPFKPNGKAMHIKGFLGHFSHIAENQADFLNRLAQLDIPMVGVDPAIVLSYRDEYQEILAEKRGTFHVLTAHEWLLAQIKQTDRQEKLHVEVKSKNTEWHFFPHCTESTQLPNSPKEWQQIFAAFGQQLEVEKVGCCGMAGVFGHEVQNQEMSHDIYAMSWGEKLSRQNAEFCLATGYSCRSQVKRFAHRTLKHPVQALLTLLD is encoded by the coding sequence ATGCTACCCCGTCTTGCCGCTGTTCCTCAACTTGAGCCTGTTGTTATTGACTATCTTGACGCATTAAAAAAACAACACTTCGAAGGCGATATTGCCACCGATTATGCTTCACGCCTGAGTTTAGCTACCGATAACAGTGTCTACCAACAATTACCACAAGCTATTTTGTTTCCCAAAACTGTCGCAGACGTGGTGCGTCTAACAAAATTAGCTAATCGGGAAACATACCAATCCTTAACCTTCACTCCGCGTGGTGGCGGTACCGGAACCAACGGACAATCACTTAACCACAATATTATTGTTGATCTCTCCCGCCATATGACCGAAATTCTTGAACTCAATGTGCAAGAACGTTGGGTACGGGTACAGGCTGGTGTAGTAAAAGATCAACTCAATCAATTTTTAAAGCCCCATGGTTTATTTTTTGCTCCGGAGCTATCCACCAGTAACCGCGCAACCTTAGGCGGTATGATTAATACCGATGCTTCCGGTCAAGGTTCATTACAATACGGCAAAACCTCTAATCATGTATTAGCCTTACGTAGCGTATTAATTAATGGCGAAGTGTTAGATACTGATTCGATTTCTAGCCAGCAATTAGAACAAGTTAATGATGTCCCTCAGGAACAAAGCACTAGTAAAAATTTGCCACAGCTGATTTTCAATCGTTGCAAAAAGAAACGCCAAGCGATTCTCGATGATATGCCGCAGCTGAACCGTTTTCTTACCGGTTATGATTTAAAAAATGTCTTTAATGATGATTTAAGCGAATTTAATCTCACCCGCATCATTACCGGCTCAGAAGGTTCATTGGCATTTGTTTGTGAAGCCAAACTGAATTTATTACCAATTCCGCAATATCGCACCTTAATCAATATTAAATACAATTCCTTTGATGCTGCATTGCGCAGCGCTCCTTTTATGGTAGAGGCTAATGCACTATCCGTAGAAACCGTAGATTCCAAAGTGTTGAATCTTGCCAAACAAGACATCATTTGGCATTCGGTCAAAGAGCTATTACACGAAGACGAACAAGCCCCAATTCTTGGACTCAACATTGTGGAGTTTGCCGGCAATAATAAAAGTAAAATCAGTCATCAGTTGCAAAAGTTATGCCAGGCATTGGACGAAAAAATAGCTGCCGGTAGTGATGGCATTATTGGCTATCAAATTTGTGATGATCTACCATCGATTGAGCGTATTTATGCCATGCGTAAAAAAGCGGTAGGTTTATTGGGTAACGCCAAAGGCACAGCTAAACCTATTCCGTTTGTGGAAGATACCTGCGTACCGCCACAGCATTTGGCCGATTATATTGCCGAATTTCGCGCACTATTGGATGCCCACAATCTGCAATATGGTATGTTCGGTCACGTGGATGCTGGTGTATTACATGTTCGGCCGGCACTTGACCTATGCGACAAAGAACAGGTCGCGCTATTTAAAACAATTTCTGACCAAGTCGCCGAACTTACGGCGAAATATGGCGGTTTATTATGGGGGGAGCATGGTAAAGGTGTACGTTCCCACTATGGAGAAACCTTCTTCACCCCAGAATTATGGCGTGAACTACGCTACATCAAATTCCTATTTGATCCGCATAATCGCCTAAATCCGGGCAAAATTTGCACACCGCTAGAATGCGAAGATGAGCTCTACTCCATTCTTTCGCCCATGCGAGCCGATCAGGACCGCCAAATTCCTATTGCGATACGCGATGAATTCAAAGGTGCGATGAATTGTAACGGTAACGGCTTGTGCTTCAATTTTGATCAACACAGCACCATGTGTCCATCAATGAAGGTTAGCCGCAATCGGGTATTCTCACCAAAAGGCCGGGCTGCGATGGTGCGTGAATGGTTACGCCTTATGGCTAACGAAAATGTACAACCGGAACAACTGGACTTCCGTCAATCGAAAATCAAATTAAGCGAATTCGTCGGCAAACTGCGCAATAGTTTAGGAAAACAACGTGGCGATTATGATTTTTCCCATGAAGTAAAAGCCGCGATGGATAGTTGCCTCGCCTGCAAGGCCTGTGCCTCACAATGTCCAATTAAAATCGATGTACCGAGTTTCCGCGCGAAGTTCTTCTATTTTTATCATCAACGTTATTTGCGCCCATTAAAAGATTACGTGGTTGCCAATTTAGAAATTGCTGCGCCTTGGTTGGCTAAACAACCCGGATTATTCAATCGCATTACCTCGTTGAAATTTACTCAAAATTTAGTCGAAAAAACCATCGGCATGACGGATTTACCGCTCCTGTCCCAGCCAAATTTGCAAAGCCAGCTAAATGAACAAGGTTATCAGGCGCCGAATCTCGATGCATTGGCACAAAAAAGTGCCGCGGAAAAAGCCAAGATGCTGTTAATCGTGCAAGATCCTTACACCTCTTATTATGATGCCAAAGTGGTTGCCGATTTTATTGCGCTCTGTCGAAAATTAGGCTTTACACCAATTTTGCTGCCATTCAAACCAAATGGCAAAGCCATGCACATCAAAGGCTTTTTGGGGCATTTTAGCCACATTGCTGAAAATCAGGCGGATTTTTTAAATCGCCTTGCACAATTAGATATTCCAATGGTTGGTGTAGATCCGGCCATAGTGCTGTCCTATCGGGATGAATATCAGGAAATCTTGGCGGAAAAACGCGGAACGTTCCATGTACTTACCGCCCATGAATGGCTACTTGCACAAATAAAGCAAACCGATCGGCAGGAAAAACTCCATGTGGAAGTTAAATCAAAAAATACCGAATGGCATTTCTTCCCACATTGTACCGAATCCACCCAATTACCAAACAGTCCGAAGGAATGGCAACAAATCTTTGCCGCTTTCGGGCAACAATTGGAAGTGGAAAAAGTAGGTTGTTGCGGTATGGCTGGGGTATTTGGCCATGAAGTTCAAAACCAAGAAATGAGCCACGACATTTATGCCATGTCCTGGGGCGAAAAACTTTCACGCCAAAATGCTGAATTTTGCTTGGCCACCGGCTATTCCTGCCGTAGCCAAGTAAAACGTTTTGCCCACCGTACCTTAAAACACCCGGTACAAGCATTATTAACGCTGTTGGATTAA
- a CDS encoding TPM domain-containing protein, translating into MGFFSRIPVDKKQIEAAISRLESHTSAELRVYIERKYPKASRDLSVMERALQVFDELNMANTAEKNGVLIYLNYKQHLCAIIGDQGIDQHLDAAYWQTQCDLMTADFKQRQYTAGIVAAIARITDVLAKHFPIQANDQNELPNEVIVHE; encoded by the coding sequence ATGGGATTTTTCTCACGCATTCCCGTGGATAAAAAGCAAATCGAGGCGGCTATTAGTCGCCTTGAAAGCCACACCTCAGCCGAGCTACGGGTTTATATCGAACGTAAATATCCCAAAGCAAGTCGCGATTTATCTGTGATGGAGCGAGCATTACAGGTTTTTGATGAATTAAATATGGCAAATACTGCTGAGAAAAATGGTGTATTAATTTATCTCAACTATAAGCAGCACCTATGTGCCATTATCGGCGATCAGGGTATTGATCAGCATCTTGATGCGGCCTACTGGCAAACTCAATGTGACTTAATGACCGCTGATTTTAAACAGCGCCAATACACTGCCGGGATTGTTGCCGCCATTGCACGAATTACTGATGTGTTAGCTAAACATTTTCCTATTCAGGCAAATGATCAAAACGAATTACCAAATGAGGTAATTGTCCATGAATAA
- a CDS encoding LemA family protein, with protein MKKWIAIIVAAVAIGMTLMSSYNGLVKAETEIDAVWANVESAYQRRADLIPNLVNTVKGQANFEQQTLTNVIEARAKATQTQIDPSNLTEEQLEQFQQNQNQVGSALSRLLVTVEQYPELKANEGFMNLQAQLEGTENRINVARNKFNEAAKVYNQKVREFPAKITAMLFGFKAKPYFKAAAGAENAPVVNFN; from the coding sequence ATGAAAAAGTGGATTGCTATTATTGTGGCAGCGGTTGCCATTGGAATGACTTTAATGTCCAGCTATAACGGTTTAGTTAAAGCTGAAACCGAAATTGACGCTGTTTGGGCTAACGTGGAATCAGCCTACCAACGTCGTGCCGATTTAATTCCTAACTTGGTGAATACGGTGAAAGGACAGGCCAATTTTGAGCAACAAACCTTAACCAATGTGATCGAAGCCCGCGCTAAAGCCACTCAAACTCAAATTGATCCATCCAATTTAACGGAAGAGCAATTAGAACAATTCCAACAAAATCAAAATCAGGTCGGATCTGCCTTATCTCGTTTATTGGTAACCGTTGAGCAATATCCAGAATTGAAAGCCAATGAAGGTTTTATGAATTTACAGGCACAATTGGAAGGCACTGAAAACCGCATTAATGTAGCGCGTAATAAATTTAATGAAGCGGCTAAAGTATATAACCAAAAAGTGCGCGAATTCCCAGCAAAAATTACTGCAATGCTCTTTGGCTTTAAAGCTAAACCTTATTTTAAAGCAGCTGCAGGTGCGGAAAATGCACCGGTTGTGAATTTTAACTAA